The following proteins come from a genomic window of Aquimarina sp. MAR_2010_214:
- a CDS encoding ORF6N domain-containing protein, with the protein MSEEITIPNEIITSKIYLIRDQKVMLDRDLAELYGVETKRLKEAVRRNTERFPEDFMFEMTKNEFQNWRTQFATSKTDQKGLRYAPFCFTEQGVTMLSCVLNSKKAIEVNIRIIRVFTKIRQTLTDNLSVKLEIEEIKKKLTNHSKNIELVFDYLDELNKKLDTPELDERKKIGYKK; encoded by the coding sequence ATGAGTGAAGAAATCACTATCCCAAACGAAATAATCACTAGTAAAATATACCTGATTAGAGATCAAAAAGTAATGTTAGATAGGGATTTAGCAGAGCTTTATGGGGTAGAAACAAAACGGTTAAAAGAAGCTGTAAGAAGAAATACAGAACGTTTTCCAGAAGATTTTATGTTTGAAATGACAAAAAATGAGTTCCAAAATTGGAGGACGCAATTTGCGACCTCCAAAACAGATCAAAAAGGTTTACGTTATGCTCCTTTTTGTTTTACGGAGCAAGGGGTAACCATGTTATCTTGTGTTTTGAATAGTAAAAAAGCTATTGAAGTGAATATCCGAATTATTAGAGTATTTACCAAGATAAGACAAACGCTAACCGATAATCTAAGTGTAAAATTAGAAATTGAGGAAATCAAAAAGAAACTTACCAATCATAGTAAAAATATTGAACTGGTCTTTGATTACCTTGATGAACTCAATAAAAAATTAGACACACCTGAATTGGATGAGAGAAAGAAAATTGGCTACAAAAAATAA
- a CDS encoding toxin-antitoxin system YwqK family antitoxin: MLLKNYQERTLFLTLPIFITVSIFMGCSFNDKSLKTEYYKNGNIKTVGYTKKGEKDGMWAFHSEDGKFIDSIQFKEGVKDGLVKYYGYNNQLFKKGYYKNGLKNGIWESYHAEGELHSKEEFRKGIARGEQEYYYANGTPKMLTPIQNGKLHGKHKEFYPSGKLSILGYYHNGNKDGEWKEYDENGLINEIYHYQGGLWHGDYQKFYPSGNIAEKGRYELDKKIGVWEYFDEDGIVKATQKHK, translated from the coding sequence ATGCTATTGAAAAACTATCAAGAAAGAACCCTTTTTTTAACTTTACCTATATTTATTACTGTATCTATTTTTATGGGTTGTTCATTTAATGATAAAAGCTTAAAAACGGAATATTATAAAAATGGAAATATTAAAACGGTAGGATATACCAAAAAAGGTGAAAAAGATGGAATGTGGGCTTTTCATTCTGAAGACGGAAAATTTATAGACTCTATTCAGTTCAAAGAAGGTGTAAAAGATGGATTGGTAAAATACTATGGGTACAACAATCAATTGTTTAAAAAAGGGTATTATAAAAATGGTCTAAAAAATGGAATATGGGAATCCTATCATGCTGAAGGAGAACTTCATTCCAAAGAAGAATTTAGAAAAGGAATTGCAAGAGGAGAACAGGAATATTATTATGCAAATGGAACTCCAAAAATGTTAACTCCAATCCAAAACGGTAAATTACACGGAAAACATAAAGAATTTTATCCTAGTGGTAAATTGTCAATATTAGGATACTACCATAATGGGAATAAAGACGGAGAATGGAAAGAATATGACGAAAATGGGTTAATTAATGAAATATACCATTATCAAGGAGGTTTGTGGCACGGAGATTATCAAAAATTTTACCCTAGTGGTAATATTGCCGAAAAAGGAAGATATGAGTTAGATAAAAAGATAGGTGTATGGGAATATTTTGATGAAGATGGTATTGTTAAGGCAACTCAAAAACACAAATAA
- a CDS encoding MBOAT family protein: MNRLIDIFSFSEDFPLIFTQANFWVFFAAVYFIYAIVYSKKNLRSAYLFAISLLFYYKTSGLFIGILLFSTVNDFFLGKAIYNSRSVLLQKTLVAISVIINLGTLCYFKYAYFFTDSYNFLFQTDYEVINYLAQWANTWSEVDYFTVDKIILPVGISFYTFQTISYSVDIYRKQIKPLKSIIDFGFFVSFFPQLVAGPIVRAADFVPQIRKEITITQKEFGQATFMILKGLIKKMLFADYIAANFMDRVFDVPEMFSGFTNIMAMFGYSLQIYGDFSGYTDIAIGLALLMGYKLPVNFNSPYKAIHCGDFWRRWHISLSSWLKDYLYIPIGGNRNGTIFSYTFILIFTFLGVFAISDYAIALLAASGIGVILIITLFSPRLAWHFNRNVNIMITMLVGGLWHGASWKFVIWGGLNGIGIVAYKYWRKISPYEESKAWYVLLWRIALTFVFITFTRIYFRGNSMDHIDRFYQQVVTNMDWQNALAVLWEYRIVFIVMVLGYITHWLPYRTKDWVEDLFIKSNMIIKALVVVVVAIICYQTYAADFQPFIYFQF; encoded by the coding sequence ATGAATAGACTTATTGACATATTTTCTTTTTCAGAAGATTTTCCGTTGATCTTTACACAGGCGAACTTCTGGGTTTTCTTTGCAGCAGTATATTTTATTTACGCTATAGTATATAGCAAAAAAAATTTACGAAGTGCTTATCTCTTTGCTATAAGTCTACTTTTTTATTATAAAACCAGTGGTCTTTTTATAGGGATTTTATTGTTTAGTACGGTCAACGATTTCTTTTTGGGTAAAGCTATTTATAATAGTAGGTCGGTTTTACTACAAAAAACATTAGTTGCTATAAGTGTGATTATTAACCTGGGAACACTCTGTTATTTTAAATATGCCTATTTCTTTACAGATTCGTATAATTTCCTTTTTCAAACTGATTACGAAGTTATTAATTACCTGGCGCAATGGGCTAATACATGGAGTGAGGTAGATTACTTTACAGTGGATAAAATTATTCTTCCTGTGGGAATTTCTTTTTATACCTTTCAGACGATTAGCTACAGTGTAGATATTTACAGAAAACAAATCAAACCTTTAAAATCAATTATTGATTTTGGGTTTTTTGTAAGCTTTTTTCCGCAGTTAGTGGCTGGACCAATTGTAAGAGCTGCAGATTTTGTCCCTCAGATCAGAAAAGAGATTACTATTACCCAAAAAGAATTTGGTCAGGCAACTTTTATGATCCTTAAAGGGTTAATTAAAAAAATGTTATTTGCCGATTATATTGCAGCTAATTTTATGGATCGGGTATTTGATGTCCCCGAGATGTTTTCTGGTTTTACTAATATCATGGCTATGTTTGGATATTCACTACAAATCTATGGTGATTTTTCTGGGTATACCGATATTGCTATTGGATTAGCATTGCTTATGGGATATAAATTACCAGTTAATTTTAATTCACCATATAAAGCTATTCATTGCGGTGATTTCTGGAGACGTTGGCATATTTCACTATCGAGCTGGCTTAAAGATTATTTATATATACCTATTGGAGGTAATCGTAATGGAACAATCTTTTCCTACACATTTATATTGATTTTTACATTTTTAGGAGTTTTTGCCATTTCTGATTATGCGATTGCACTGTTGGCAGCTTCGGGAATTGGTGTTATACTTATTATTACGCTTTTCTCACCTAGGTTAGCATGGCATTTTAATAGAAATGTTAATATTATGATTACCATGTTAGTCGGTGGATTATGGCATGGTGCCTCATGGAAATTTGTAATCTGGGGAGGTCTTAATGGTATCGGAATTGTAGCGTACAAATATTGGCGTAAGATAAGTCCATATGAAGAGTCTAAGGCTTGGTATGTTTTGTTATGGAGAATTGCACTGACTTTTGTATTTATCACCTTTACACGTATCTATTTTAGAGGAAACAGTATGGATCATATTGATCGTTTTTATCAGCAAGTTGTTACCAATATGGATTGGCAGAATGCTCTAGCTGTACTCTGGGAGTATCGTATTGTATTTATTGTTATGGTTCTGGGGTATATTACACATTGGTTGCCCTATCGTACCAAAGATTGGGTAGAGGATTTGTTTATTAAAAGTAATATGATAATCAAAGCCTTGGTAGTGGTGGTCGTAGCAATTATCTGTTATCAAACTTATGCAGCCGATTTTCAGCCTTTTATTTATTTTCAGTTTTAG
- a CDS encoding GDSL-type esterase/lipase family protein — translation MMTRNKLFFYVWLMTLPLMAQTYVIDTIQNKYPFVNWKANTIKMAENSPAFKTLFRKLDTIAKGGKEDLHVFHIGGSHIQADIYSNRLRSYLQMMSPTAKGQRGFIYPFSIAKTNNPGNYRIKYDGEWEGYRCSVRKDSVAWGLSGVTAVFKDTVSNVKIIANGNNYHEKMYDFNKIRIFYDNWSDDYEISFKQDSLVSVVKENKEAHFVEYTLHKSVEEIEFCIRKIKDEENAEFLMMGIELMNDNKGIQYTSIGVNGGSFSYYKRCRFFDDQLLLYKPDLFIVSIGTNDAYHPDFNPEAYKAYYTDLIKLVQKANPNCAVLLTVPNDSYYKKKFPNPRTRIAQKIIYEVAKEQKMAVWDFYEIMGGFNSSKDWYANKLMPRDRIHFTVMGYRIKADLLLQALAHSWENELQLEPNSILNQVINE, via the coding sequence ATGATGACACGTAACAAATTATTCTTTTATGTATGGCTTATGACATTGCCTTTGATGGCACAAACCTATGTTATAGATACCATACAAAATAAATACCCTTTTGTGAATTGGAAAGCCAATACCATAAAAATGGCAGAAAATTCACCGGCATTTAAAACACTTTTTCGCAAATTAGATACCATTGCAAAAGGAGGAAAAGAAGATTTACATGTTTTTCATATCGGAGGGTCTCATATACAGGCAGATATTTATTCAAATCGTTTACGATCTTATCTTCAGATGATGAGCCCTACTGCAAAAGGACAACGAGGATTTATTTATCCATTTAGCATTGCCAAAACCAATAACCCTGGTAATTATAGAATAAAGTATGATGGTGAATGGGAGGGATATCGATGCTCGGTTCGAAAAGACAGTGTGGCCTGGGGATTATCTGGGGTAACTGCAGTTTTTAAAGATACTGTGTCAAATGTGAAAATAATTGCTAATGGTAATAATTATCACGAGAAGATGTATGATTTTAATAAAATCAGAATCTTTTATGATAACTGGAGTGATGATTATGAAATATCATTCAAGCAAGATTCGCTGGTTTCTGTAGTTAAAGAAAATAAAGAAGCACATTTTGTAGAATATACCTTACATAAGAGTGTTGAAGAAATTGAGTTTTGTATTCGTAAAATTAAAGATGAAGAAAATGCCGAGTTTTTGATGATGGGTATTGAACTAATGAATGATAATAAAGGAATTCAATATACTTCTATAGGAGTCAATGGCGGTAGTTTTTCGTATTATAAAAGATGTCGCTTTTTTGATGACCAGTTATTGCTCTATAAACCGGATTTATTTATAGTATCTATTGGTACCAATGATGCGTATCATCCTGATTTTAATCCGGAAGCATACAAAGCATACTACACAGATTTAATAAAATTAGTTCAAAAAGCAAATCCTAACTGTGCTGTATTACTTACTGTGCCTAATGATTCGTATTATAAAAAGAAATTTCCAAATCCCAGAACTAGAATCGCCCAAAAAATCATTTATGAAGTGGCAAAAGAACAAAAAATGGCGGTTTGGGATTTTTATGAAATTATGGGAGGTTTTAATTCCTCAAAAGATTGGTATGCAAATAAACTAATGCCTAGAGATCGTATTCATTTTACAGTTATGGGATATCGTATAAAAGCAGATCTTTTGTTACAAGCATTAGCGCATTCATGGGAAAACGAATTGCAATTAGAGCCAAACTCTATTTTGAATCAGGTAATTAATGAATAG
- a CDS encoding GDSL-type esterase/lipase family protein, whose translation MRIKPIQISLFILFILGALFGLMFLSQKGGVQKAQTQDDGFSYEGISVKYPTHTTFLGLEKDSSLTRQDILEVTQIVTPLDIETDEHKNDIAATAEIKKLPDFSKIDTTRIVRIKYPESNPDFASELREKLSSRSCRIIHYGDSQIEGDRITGYIRNRLQGMYGGSGPGFLPVLPVYRQISAMVEPSENWQRYAFFDPTQKKFSHRKYGAYLSASRFTTYKKELPDSTMVDSLPIIKASVKIGKSRKTYAKFRYFTNIGLHYGNCNFPIKVSVYNDGVLIQQDDLIADGKYHQYKIRTTTTPTDLKIELEGKVSADFYGLTLDGGSRVQIDNVAMRGASGTVFANSSAAIYGQMMRQLKPKIVIMQYGGNTMPYLKDSTDVTKYAKRIARQVNWIRRRAKNTSIVFIGPTDMCLPVNGKMETYPLLPYLNAELMKTCLENNVAYWSMYDAMGGKGAMKLWVDEKLTAKDYMHFTWKGTKIISELFFTALYLDLKEPDNHDDT comes from the coding sequence TTGAGAATCAAACCTATTCAAATATCATTATTTATCCTATTTATATTAGGAGCATTATTTGGACTCATGTTTTTGAGTCAAAAAGGAGGGGTTCAAAAAGCCCAAACACAGGATGATGGATTTTCATATGAAGGGATTTCGGTTAAATACCCCACACATACTACATTTTTAGGATTAGAAAAAGATTCATCTCTTACAAGACAAGATATTCTTGAGGTTACTCAAATTGTAACTCCTTTGGATATAGAAACCGATGAGCATAAAAATGATATTGCCGCTACAGCGGAAATAAAAAAACTTCCGGATTTCTCAAAAATTGATACAACTCGTATTGTTAGGATCAAGTACCCTGAGAGTAATCCTGATTTTGCAAGTGAGTTGAGAGAAAAATTATCTTCGAGATCATGTAGAATTATACATTATGGCGATTCTCAGATCGAAGGAGACCGTATCACGGGATATATACGTAATAGACTTCAGGGCATGTATGGCGGTAGTGGCCCTGGGTTCCTTCCTGTACTACCGGTATATCGACAAATAAGCGCTATGGTAGAACCAAGTGAAAACTGGCAGCGTTATGCGTTTTTTGACCCAACTCAAAAAAAGTTTTCTCATCGAAAATACGGAGCTTATCTTTCTGCTTCTCGTTTTACAACATATAAAAAAGAACTCCCAGATAGTACTATGGTTGATTCTTTACCAATTATCAAAGCTTCTGTAAAAATTGGGAAGTCTAGGAAAACATATGCAAAATTTAGATATTTTACCAATATTGGCTTGCATTATGGTAATTGTAATTTTCCGATTAAGGTATCGGTGTATAATGATGGAGTTTTGATTCAGCAAGATGATCTGATTGCAGATGGTAAATACCATCAATATAAAATAAGAACAACGACTACACCTACAGATCTCAAAATTGAACTAGAAGGTAAAGTTAGCGCAGATTTTTATGGATTAACATTGGATGGAGGGTCTAGAGTGCAAATTGATAACGTAGCGATGCGAGGAGCCTCGGGAACGGTTTTTGCAAATTCGAGTGCTGCTATCTACGGTCAAATGATGAGGCAATTAAAACCCAAAATTGTTATTATGCAATATGGAGGTAATACGATGCCATATCTCAAAGATTCTACAGATGTAACCAAGTATGCTAAACGAATTGCCAGACAGGTAAATTGGATTAGAAGGCGAGCAAAAAATACCAGTATTGTATTTATTGGACCAACAGATATGTGTCTTCCGGTAAACGGTAAAATGGAAACCTACCCATTATTACCGTATCTTAATGCTGAATTAATGAAAACTTGCCTCGAAAATAATGTAGCCTATTGGAGTATGTATGATGCCATGGGCGGAAAAGGAGCGATGAAGTTATGGGTAGATGAAAAACTAACTGCCAAAGATTATATGCATTTTACCTGGAAAGGAACCAAAATAATTTCAGAACTATTTTTTACAGCCCTATACCTTGACCTCAAAGAACCTGATAACCATGATGACACGTAA
- a CDS encoding CDC27 family protein, which yields MPYFLIIALQGFCVYHAVKNKNNYYWFFVIIFLPVLGSVIYLLTQVFSKKDLDVVQDEIVNVINPTKKIDDLQKQLDFAETFQNRVNLADALLEIKDYPNAINEYEVALSTNYDEDAGVVKKLIEGYYQIKNYDKVIFCAEKINVKSDFKGSRSQFLYGLALEEIGQSEKAEEQLKQIDQRYSNYEERYTLAQFLVEKGKIEDAKEILSEILIESQHMSKPNRSKYQAVVNDVKKFASSL from the coding sequence ATGCCATATTTTTTAATTATTGCCTTACAAGGCTTTTGTGTTTACCATGCAGTCAAGAATAAAAACAATTACTATTGGTTTTTTGTAATTATATTTTTACCGGTGTTAGGGAGTGTTATTTATCTTTTGACTCAGGTATTTAGTAAAAAAGATCTGGATGTGGTTCAGGATGAGATTGTGAACGTGATTAACCCTACGAAGAAGATTGATGATTTACAAAAACAACTAGATTTTGCTGAAACATTTCAGAATCGGGTGAATTTGGCAGATGCTTTATTAGAAATAAAAGATTATCCTAATGCTATAAACGAATATGAAGTGGCACTTAGTACCAATTATGATGAGGATGCTGGTGTTGTTAAAAAATTAATAGAAGGATATTATCAAATCAAAAACTATGATAAAGTTATCTTTTGTGCCGAGAAGATAAATGTTAAATCTGATTTTAAAGGATCCCGAAGTCAGTTTTTATATGGTTTGGCATTAGAAGAAATAGGGCAGTCTGAAAAAGCAGAAGAGCAACTAAAACAAATTGATCAACGATATTCTAATTATGAGGAACGATATACACTTGCTCAATTTTTGGTAGAAAAAGGAAAAATAGAAGATGCTAAAGAAATTCTATCAGAAATCCTGATAGAATCTCAACATATGTCAAAACCCAATAGAAGCAAATATCAGGCAGTTGTGAATGATGTAAAGAAATTTGCTTCTTCACTTTAA
- a CDS encoding pyruvate carboxylase — MQIKKVLVANRGEIAIRIFRACTEIGLETVGVYTYEDRYSLHRYKADEAYQIGENNEPLKPYLNIEAIIKVAKNNNVDAIHPGYGFLSENSEFAQQCLENDIIFIGPKVSVLRSLGDKITAKKVAIENDIPIIESNKEDLIDVTIALKEAKRIGYPVMLKAASGGGGRGMRVIRNDEELEKAYPESRREALNAFGDDTVFLEKFVENPKHIEIQIVADHHGNMVHLFERDCSVQRRYQKVIEYAPSFGVSEHIKQDLYNYALAICKAVDYNNIGTVEFLVDEDESIYFIEVNPRVQVEHTVTEIVTGIDLIKAQVFIAGGYKLSDKQIKIENQESIETTGFALQCRITTEDPENDFKPDYGTITTYRSASGFGIRLDAGSVYQGVTISPFFDSMLVKVSANSRTLDGACRKMLRALSEFRIRGVKTNMPFLANILRHETFRKGEVTVNFIQNTKSLFTIKEPRNRATKLANFLGDIIVNGNPDVKKIDDTKTFVVPTVPKFDENLGYTKGTKDLLTELGPEKFATWLKNEKKVHFTDTTMRDAHQSLLATRMRTYDMHKVAEGFAKNHPEIFSMEVWGGATFDVCLRFLKENPWERLRSLREAMPNLLLQMLIRGSNGVGYTAYPDNLIGKFVEQSWENGVDVFRIFDSLNWMKSIAPCIEHVRTRTQGLAEGSLCYTGDILDPNRTKYTLDYYIQLAKDIENAGAHILGIKDMAGLLKPYAAYELVSALKSEINIPIHLHTHDTSSVQSATYLKAIEAGVDVVDVALGGLSGLTAQPNFNAIAEMMRFHERENTMNISKLNEYSNYWEAVREYYYVFESGLKAGTGEVYQHEIPGGQYSNLKPQAQGLGLADRFHEITKMYGEVNELFGDIVKVTPSSKVVGDMAQYLVSNNLTIEDVKERGDTISYPQSVVSLFKGELGQPVGEFPKDLQKSILKDQKPFTNRPNAHLEPVDFETEFIEFVKIFKKGMGRELDITDFLSYKLYPKVFTGAYNHHLKYGNVMTIPTKNFFYGMVPGEEIIIELDKGKILLIELISVGEPHDDGKVTVFFKVNGQTRNVEIQDNAIKVDKVIHAKVDKTDAKQIGAPLQGSLSSVLVKTGQEVKKNDPLFIIEAMKMETTITANEDVVIKKIVLKSGTMVEADDLVIMLK; from the coding sequence ATGCAAATCAAAAAAGTTTTAGTAGCTAATCGGGGAGAAATTGCAATCCGTATTTTTAGAGCTTGTACAGAAATTGGATTAGAAACAGTAGGAGTATATACCTATGAAGATCGATATTCGTTACACAGGTACAAGGCAGACGAAGCATACCAGATTGGTGAAAATAATGAACCATTAAAGCCTTACCTAAATATTGAGGCCATTATAAAAGTAGCCAAAAACAATAATGTAGATGCTATCCATCCTGGCTATGGGTTTCTTTCTGAGAACTCAGAATTTGCACAGCAATGTTTAGAAAATGATATCATCTTTATTGGCCCCAAAGTATCAGTTCTACGGTCTCTTGGAGATAAGATCACAGCCAAAAAAGTAGCGATCGAGAATGATATTCCTATCATAGAAAGTAACAAAGAGGATCTTATAGATGTAACAATAGCATTAAAAGAAGCTAAGCGTATTGGTTATCCGGTAATGCTAAAAGCAGCTTCTGGTGGTGGAGGTCGAGGGATGCGAGTGATTCGAAATGATGAAGAGCTCGAAAAAGCATACCCAGAATCACGAAGAGAAGCCTTAAATGCCTTTGGAGATGATACCGTATTTTTGGAGAAGTTTGTAGAGAATCCAAAACATATCGAAATACAGATCGTAGCAGATCATCACGGTAATATGGTACATCTTTTTGAACGTGATTGTTCAGTACAACGACGTTATCAAAAAGTAATCGAATATGCTCCTTCTTTTGGAGTATCGGAACATATAAAACAGGATTTATACAATTATGCACTTGCTATTTGTAAAGCAGTTGATTATAATAATATTGGTACTGTAGAATTTTTGGTTGATGAAGATGAAAGTATTTATTTTATTGAAGTGAATCCTCGGGTACAGGTAGAACACACGGTTACAGAAATTGTAACGGGAATAGATCTAATCAAAGCTCAGGTATTTATTGCAGGAGGATATAAACTATCTGATAAGCAAATAAAAATAGAAAACCAGGAGAGTATAGAAACAACAGGATTTGCGTTACAATGTAGAATTACAACAGAAGATCCCGAGAATGATTTTAAACCAGATTACGGAACAATTACAACCTATCGTAGTGCTTCAGGATTTGGAATTCGGTTAGATGCAGGCAGTGTATATCAAGGAGTAACCATTTCACCATTCTTTGATTCGATGTTGGTGAAAGTTTCGGCAAATAGTAGAACTCTTGATGGCGCATGTAGAAAAATGTTAAGAGCACTGTCTGAGTTTAGAATACGTGGTGTAAAAACCAATATGCCATTCTTAGCTAATATCTTAAGACACGAAACCTTCAGAAAAGGAGAGGTAACCGTTAACTTTATCCAGAATACTAAATCGTTATTTACGATTAAAGAACCTCGTAATCGAGCAACCAAATTAGCTAATTTTTTAGGGGATATTATCGTAAATGGTAATCCTGATGTTAAAAAGATTGATGATACAAAAACTTTTGTAGTGCCTACAGTTCCAAAATTTGATGAAAACCTGGGATATACAAAAGGAACCAAAGACTTACTTACTGAATTAGGACCAGAGAAGTTTGCAACGTGGCTGAAGAATGAAAAGAAAGTTCATTTTACAGATACTACAATGCGTGATGCGCATCAAAGCTTATTAGCTACCAGAATGCGTACCTATGATATGCATAAAGTAGCAGAAGGGTTTGCTAAAAACCACCCAGAAATCTTTAGTATGGAAGTTTGGGGAGGAGCGACTTTTGATGTCTGCCTTCGTTTCCTTAAAGAAAACCCATGGGAAAGACTCCGTTCACTACGAGAAGCAATGCCTAACCTGTTGCTTCAAATGCTAATTCGTGGATCTAACGGTGTGGGATATACTGCATATCCTGATAATTTGATAGGGAAATTTGTAGAACAATCCTGGGAGAATGGGGTAGATGTGTTTCGAATTTTTGATTCCCTAAACTGGATGAAATCTATAGCTCCTTGTATCGAACATGTACGTACGAGAACACAAGGCCTTGCCGAAGGTTCCTTATGCTATACAGGAGATATTTTAGATCCAAATCGAACTAAATATACTCTCGATTATTATATTCAACTGGCCAAAGATATCGAAAATGCAGGAGCACATATTCTGGGTATCAAAGATATGGCAGGATTGCTAAAACCATATGCCGCTTATGAATTGGTTTCGGCATTAAAATCTGAAATTAACATTCCGATACACTTACATACACATGATACTTCTTCGGTACAATCAGCAACATATCTTAAAGCGATTGAAGCAGGTGTAGATGTTGTAGATGTTGCTTTAGGTGGATTATCAGGATTAACGGCACAACCCAATTTTAATGCGATAGCAGAAATGATGAGATTTCATGAACGTGAGAATACAATGAATATCTCCAAATTAAACGAGTATTCTAATTATTGGGAGGCTGTACGCGAATACTATTATGTTTTCGAATCCGGATTAAAAGCAGGAACAGGAGAAGTATATCAACATGAAATCCCCGGAGGACAATATTCTAATTTGAAACCGCAAGCACAAGGATTAGGATTAGCAGATCGTTTTCATGAAATTACTAAAATGTATGGAGAGGTAAATGAGCTTTTCGGAGATATTGTGAAGGTAACACCAAGCTCTAAAGTTGTGGGGGATATGGCGCAATATCTGGTGAGTAATAATCTAACTATAGAAGATGTAAAAGAGCGAGGAGATACCATTTCATATCCGCAATCGGTGGTTAGTTTGTTTAAAGGAGAATTAGGACAGCCTGTTGGTGAATTTCCGAAAGATCTTCAGAAATCAATATTAAAAGATCAAAAACCATTTACAAACAGACCCAATGCACATCTGGAACCTGTTGATTTTGAAACCGAATTTATAGAGTTTGTCAAAATATTCAAAAAAGGTATGGGAAGAGAGTTGGATATTACAGATTTTCTTTCTTATAAATTATATCCAAAAGTCTTTACAGGAGCCTACAATCATCATTTAAAATATGGTAATGTGATGACAATACCAACCAAAAACTTTTTTTATGGAATGGTACCTGGAGAGGAAATCATTATAGAACTTGATAAAGGAAAAATACTGTTAATAGAATTGATATCGGTAGGAGAACCTCATGATGATGGTAAAGTCACTGTATTCTTTAAAGTAAATGGCCAAACCAGAAATGTAGAGATACAAGATAATGCAATTAAAGTAGATAAAGTGATACATGCAAAAGTGGATAAAACAGATGCTAAACAGATAGGAGCCCCTTTACAAGGATCATTATCCTCTGTATTGGTCAAAACCGGTCAGGAAGTAAAGAAGAATGATCCTCTATTTATCATAGAAGCCATGAAAATGGAAACTACCATTACGGCCAATGAAGATGTAGTGATTAAGAAAATTGTTCTTAAATCAGGTACAATGGTCGAAGCTGATGATTTGGTAATCATGCTTAAATAG